A DNA window from Nerophis ophidion isolate RoL-2023_Sa linkage group LG13, RoL_Noph_v1.0, whole genome shotgun sequence contains the following coding sequences:
- the LOC133564754 gene encoding dynein axonemal light chain 4-like — protein MADDGEEAPEENRKRRTHTFPIVRHTDMPKPMKTEAIAFCMAAFEKFANNNEHAAKMVKEAMDKKFGAAWHVVIGESFGFGVTHETKNLLYMFFGGNLAVCLWKFC, from the coding sequence ATGGCGGATGACGGCGAGGAAGCCCCGGAGGAGAACCGCAAGAGGCGGACGCACACCTTCCCCATCGTCCGACACACGGACATGCCCAAGCCCATGAAGACGGAGGCCATCGCCTTTTGCATGGCGGCCTTCGAGAAGTTCGCCAACAACAACGAGCACGCGGCCAAGATGGTGAAAGAGGCCATGGACAAGAAGTTCGGCGCCGCCTGGCACGTCGTGATCGGCGAAAGTTTCGGCTTCGGCGTCACTCATGAAACTAAGAATCTCCTCTacatgttttttggggggaactTGGCGGTTTGTTTGTGGAAGTTCTGCTGA